One segment of Solanum lycopersicum chromosome 1, SLM_r2.1 DNA contains the following:
- the LOC138344110 gene encoding uncharacterized protein encodes MDGQEECTIHTLEHMLRSCVIDFKGIWYDRLPLIKFAYNNMYYSSVHIAPYEAPHGRRCRSIVDCVVPLESVAVKDSLSYADVPVEIVDLQVIRLRNKEVTLVKVLWKSQSVEGAASQVQAAIRIVSLQFPSNSTPS; translated from the exons ATGGATGGACAAGAAGAGTGTACCATTCATACTCTAGAGCATATGTTGAgatcttgtgtgatcgattttaaAGGTATTTGGTATGATCGCCTTCCTCTTATTAAGTTCGCCTACAACAATATGTACTATTCCAGCGTTCATATTGCCCCTTATGAGGCACCGCATGGGCGCAGATGTAGATCTATTGTTG ACTGTGTAGTTCCATtggagagtgtggcggtgaaagatagtctttcttatgcggatgtaccagttgagattgtAGACCTTCAGGTTataaggttgagaaacaaagaagttaCTTTAGTCAAGGTTCTGTGGAagagtcagtccgtagagggagctgCTTCACAAGTACAAGCAGCCATTAGAATAGTTTCTCTTCAATTTCCTTCCAATTCCACTCcatcttga